A window of Mustela lutreola isolate mMusLut2 chromosome X, mMusLut2.pri, whole genome shotgun sequence genomic DNA:
CACAGGGAAAGTCCAAATGGCTACCTAGGGCTTCGGGTCACTGGCCCAAAAAAGGGCACTTAAAGATTCCCCTCCCAGATTCAAGAACCCCTAGAGTCAGCCCCAAGTTGTTGAAAAAAATTTCAGCTTTACTCCAGCTCGGCACGATGTGGGTTAAAGTCCAACGCGCGGCGCTCTCCACCCAACTGCGCCTGCGCGAGTCCGGACAGGCGAATTTCCCTCAGACCCTGACGTTTCAGGCAGTCCCTCCTAATCCGGAACACGACCCACATTCCGCCGGTCCTGCTTTGACAGGCGTGACCCTAACCCAATAAGGATGGAGAGGTGAATCCGGCGGAGCCAATGGTGAAAGTCCGAGGGGCGGTGGAGGCGGACTCAGCGAGGAAACAAGAAGACAGGCCCAAGATGGAGGCGGCGGTGGCCGTAGCGGCGTGACAGGTGAGGGCGGGTCCGGCGGGGTTAGGTTTCTGGAGCGACCGCCGGGCACGGGCAGGGAGCCGGGACCGAAAGTTTAGCTCCAGGATGGCTTCGCCTGGACGCCGGCGCCCCCCGCCCGGAACCGGAGGAGTGGTTTGACCTGGGGCGAGACCATCGTCgacagcgggggtggggtgggtagacAGGAATAGGGGTGCAAGGCTGCGGGGGATGGTTTCGCCCGTCGCGTGTGGCAGTGCGCCTGCGCAGAGCTGGAAAGCCCTCGGTAGGCGGGGCCGGGCTGAATGGGGCCTGGGCTGTGGTGTGCCCGGACTCCCTCTAAACCTCCTTGAGATGTCTTGATGACCCTGCCTTGCCGGCAATGGGGAGTGCGTGGAGCTGTGGTTTACTAGTCGCGAGCTGGGCGAACGTTTGAGAATTTCTCCGTTACTTCTCTTTAACCCTACCCAGCCTCCTTCCATTGTCAGCAGTAATAGGTCTGTGACCCCTTCATTAGTTAGGGTAGAGTTTGGACCCCTCCACCCTCGCTTTCAAACTGTTTATCTCACCTCAGTAGTGTTTGGTAATGCACCATGTCCCTCCATTCCCCCATGACAGTGTCTGGTGATGTCCATTATCCATACTTCTCCCCACTACAGTCCCTTCAGCACAGTTTCTGCTGAGGCCCTATGAAGTCCCCATCATAGTCTGATGACAGCCATTAGCCACCTAACAGTGTTTGAGAGCCTGCTATCGTTACAGCCCAGGGCTTAGGGATTCCCCCAGTGCCCCTAAGAACACCGTTTGGTGCGGTTCCCATTTCCCCCCAACTAAGGGCAGTATCTGAtgatctcttccatttctttcccatCATCCTGTCTGTGACTCCTCCCTCACCACAGTATCTGGTAACCACCCTTTCTCCATTAAAAAGCCAGGActgcctgttcatgtcctttaTGGACGTAACACGCCCAACTGCAGTGTGGTTTGACTTCCTTGTTAACCCCCCAGCACAGAGACTGGGTACGCCTGTGCCCTCCAGGACAGTATGTGCTGCCTCTCCTTGTTCGTtactcccctctcctctgcccccaccctatGCAGTGAATCCTAGACCTTGGCCCTTAAAATAGTGAGACAAACAACAGGAGAGCAGCCTGAGCAGAGGAGAGACTGGATGAGTTCGAGGTGTTTACAAGATCCCTTGGCCTTTGTGTGTAGATTGGGCAACAGCGGGGAGGGGGTGATGTGGAGCCTGGacattgaaattttttttgtCCCTGCCACTTTGCTTCCAGACTGTCATTACTGGACCTCTGAATTCCTCCTGTGTTCTAGGAGCCCCATGGCACCTGCTCAGCCCCACCTCAACCCGTCTTGACAAAGTCCTAGGCTCCATGGAGCCACCACGGGGCCCCCCTGCCAACGGGGCCGAGCCGTCCCGGGCAGTGGGCACTGTCAAAGTATATTTGCCCAACAAGCAACGCACGGTGGTGAGTCTGACGGGCAAAGCTGGCAGGAGGTCAGGGCAGATCCAGTtatgactgggggtgggggggaggaggtttCTACAGAGGCCAGGCAGAGTCAGCTGGGGTCCATGTTGGGCACTGACCACCCCTTCCATCCCCCGTGTGCACACACAAATGCATAGGTGACTGTCCGGGATGGCATGAGTGTCTACGACTCTCTAGACAAGGCCCTCAAGGTACGGGGTCTCAATCAGGATTGCTGTGTGGTCTACCGGCTCATCGAGGGGTAAGTGTGCCCCTACCCTGCCACTTCGCCTCCCTCTActgggctccccagcctcccatCCCCTCCTCGGAGGCCCCTGACTCCTTCCCTCTGTGGTGCAGTGTCCCGTTAGTCTTTCCTTAAGCTCAGTGAATCCACGAGTGCATGCAGCTTTTGTTTCATAACATCATTCGTTCACCGGCCTTTGAGGCCAGCAGCTCGTCTCTCCTTGACCCTCAGGTCCTTGTCCAGCTCCTGCACCCCATGTGGGAGTTCGTCTGTGGTGTTCTTTCACGATTTCATCTGTTTGCCAGCTCTCTGCGTCCTCCGCTTCCTCATTCTTGGTTGGTCTGCTGAGCTGGGCCATGCCGGCCTTCCATTTATTCctctgtcctgggcttcctgaacTGTTTTATTCCATGCCCACATGGCTTTTTATTTGTTGTCTCAGTGCCAGTCGGCCACTTTTTCAGGGGCTTGCTGAGTGCTTCTGGGATTTCGTGGCTTATTCCCCCTCACCTtgtggttaagagcatggactcTTGACACGGGCCAGCCAGTCACAGTCCTTTGTGGCCTTGGGCCAGTGACTTGAAtccctctgagcctccgtttcctcatctgtaaaatgggggcaagGATAGTAACTAGTTCCTAAAGTTGCTGTGATGAAAATGAAACACGTCAGATGTTGCTCCATGGATGGTGGGCGTGGAGGGACTTTTAGGGGTTCCCTTCCTCCCACAGTCTCTGTCCACCCTCTCACTCACTGCCTTCCATGCTTCGTACAGGCGAAAGACAGTCACCGCCTGGGACACGGCCATTGCCCCCCTGGATGGAGAGGAACTCATTGTAGAGGTCCTCGAAGATGTTCCACTGACCATGCACAATTTTGTGAGTGTGGAGTGGAGAGTTGGGGCAGACTGTGGGCATGGTGTGGGGAGGTTCCTTGACCAGGCCTCAACTTTCCCTGCTCTGTGGCAGCAGGTACGGAAGACATTCTTCAGCCTGGCATTCTGTGACTTCTGCCTTAAGTTTCTGTTCCACGGCTTCCGCTGCCAAACCTGTGGCTACAAGTTCCACCAGCATTGTTCCTCTAAAGTCCCCACAGTCTGTGTTGACATGAGCACCAACTGCCGACAGTGAGCCTGGCCtatggtgggtgggggaatggggatGACAGACGCCACAGGGTTCTTACAGATAGCTGACCCTTGTCCTCTTGCTCCATCCTCTTAAATGCTCTCAAGGTTCTACCACAGTGTCCAGGATTTGTCCGGAGGCTCCAGGCAGCACGAAGTTCCCTCGAACCGTCCCCTGAATGAGCCGCTAACCCCTCAGGGTCCCAGGTAGGGATGCCTTAGCTGAAGGCCTGTTGTTAGGAGAAAAAGATCTGGAGGCCTTTGTAGATCACAAGCCGtacttcattcatttgtttatttgcacacatttattgagcacctatagGTGTGGAGCTGTAGGACATCTGGCAAGTCACCTAATCTTTCTGGGCCACAGCTTTCTTGTCTACAAAGAGGGGATAATAATACTTTTTACCACATAGCGTTCTGGTGAGAATTTAAATGTGTTGAGGTGTATCCAGTACTTAGAACGAGATCTGGTAGAGAATAAGAAGTCCctactaaggggcgcctgggtggctcagtgggttaagcctctgccttcggctcaggtcatgatcccggggtcctgggattgagccccgcatcaggctctctgctcagcaggaagcctgcttccccctctctctctgcctgctgttgtgcctactttgtgatctctctctgtgtgtcgaataaataaataaaatctttttaaaaagtccttattAATTACAAGGACATATATATAAGCATCTAACTATTTCGTTAATTCTTACAGTATAATCATGCTCAAGTCTTTCCATTTTgaaatacatattattattattattatttttaaagattttatttatttatttgacagaaagagatcacaagtaggcagagaggcaggcagagagagagagaggaggaaacaggctccctgctgagcagagagcccgatgcggggatgcgggactcgatcccaggatcctgagatcatgacctgagccgaaggcagcggcttaacccactgagccacccaggcgcccaatacatattatttttatcataaattcccttttatttctcttttatgttcAGTATTATAATActgtagtatttcttttttttttaagattttttttatttatttgatagagagagacagcgagagagaacacaagcagggggagcgggagagggagaagcaggcttcccgccgagcagggaacctgatgcagggctcaatcccaggaacttgggatcacaacctaagccaaagccaaacgcttaaccgactgagctacccaggtgctccaatactGTAGTATTTCTATATTAAAGTATATTATTGCTCTAAGATAGCACAAATTTATAAGATATACATTGTATTTGTCTGTATATTGTAGGATGTATTCATATGgtacattatattaatatatcatgTGTTCTATGTACACTCTataatataaaacacatttttatgcaACATAAAATAGTGTAGGGCATTATGTTACTTTTAATTATGGGTATATGTGGATTACCTATGCATTTCATTTCAGGATAGTGAAAATACATTTGTGGGGCTTTTGGGtcactcagttgttaagtgtctgccttcggttcaggtcatgatcccagggtcctgggatcgagtcccacattggggtccctactcatcgggaagcttgcttctccctctcccagtccccctgcttgtgttcctgctcttgccatctctctctcgtcaaataaataaataaaatctttaaaaaatagatataataaaaattaaaaataaaaatgcatttgtgacatcaaaatatatataacatgtatctttatgtatttacatctacatataacatacacagttgacccttgaacagcatggGCTTGACCTGCTTGCGTCCACCTTACACGTGGATTTTTTACGTgcagtattataaatgtattttctcttatgatttttttagaaacattttctttagcttactcTTATTGTAaacatacagtatataatacataaaacatacaaaatacgtGCTTAGtcgactgtttatgttatcactAAGGCTTCTGGTCAGTAGTAGGCTCTTAGtggttaagtttttggggagtcagaagttatacaTGGACGTTCACCTGGGCAGGGGTCGGTGGTGCCCCTAATTcctacattgttcaagggtccGCTGTGTAATGTTACTGCAGTACACATATTTGGAAACATTGGTATCTTAATACAGATaatgtgttatatattatataacaacaTATTTGAGTAGTGCACACAGTTAGAAGATATTACATATTACTTTCTTCCCCCCTATATTGTGTGGCTTGCTGTTCCTCCTTTAGGTCTTTACTCAGATGTCCCTTTGGGGAAGCCTTTCCAGATATCACCCAtgatactttctctctctttgtgttgcttcgtttttttttctttattgtaccTGTCACCAATGGAcatattaaatattcttcttttttttttgcgggggggtcGCTCTCCTCACTGGAAAATGAGCCCCATGAGGGCaggaacttgttttcattttgccCATGGTTTTATTTCCACTACCTAGAATGCTTTCTGCCAGTGGGCAGGCCCCCAGTAAGTGGCTCTTGAGGAAACGAATGGCAATAGTAACAGTAGATGGTGACTCTGGTCTACACATACGTTTACAGGGCTAGGGGGGCAGCTTTCCTTGTTCTTGCGTTCATCCCACAGTGATTTCCCAGCCTTTACCCCCCCTCCAGCTCCTGCGCCCCGCACCGAGACCCCGAGCACTTTCCCTTCCCCGCGCCGGCCAATGCCCCGCTCCAGCGCATCCGCTCCACATCCACTCCTAATGTCCACATGGTCAGCACCACAGCCGCCACGGACTCCAGCCTCATCCAGGTTGGTGGCAAGGGGGTCATTGCCTGAGGGCACCGGGCTGAGAAGAGGGCCGTTCCTCTTGGCTCCCGTGTGCCCTCTCTGACTCCTGGCCCTCTTCTTCCAGCTCACTACCCAGAGTTTCGGCACTGATGGTGAGTCCACCCCGTCCACCCCATGCCCCTGCATCACACCCCCTCACCCCTGTGCCACCTCTGCTCACACCTCCCCCACAATGATCGCAGCTGCCGGTAGTAGAGGTGGTGGTGATGGAGCCCCCCGGGggagccccagcccagccagcgTGCCCTCGGGGAGGAAGTCCCCCCATTCCAAGTCCCCGTCGGAGCAGCGGGAGCGGAAGTCCTTGGCCGATGACAAGAAGAAAGTGGTAAGCTCCAGGGGAGCCTCTGATGGGGGCGCCACAGGCTGAGTGATGAGGGAAGCGGGCAGGCCCCTGAAATGCCGCCCATGTGGCCCACAGAAGAATCTGGGGTACCGGGACTCCGGCTATTACTGGGAGGTACCGCCCAGCGAGGTGCAGCTGCTGAAGAGGATCGGGACAGGCTCGTTCGGCACCGTGTTTCGCGGGCGGTGGCATGGCGATGTGGCCGTGAAGGTGCTCAAGGTGGCCCAACCCACAGCTGAGCAGGCCCAGGCCTTCAAGAACGAGATGCAGGTGCTCAGGTGAGATGACACgtgtgtggggtggggcagagggacggGGCACCTCCCCGGGGAAGGGCCAAGCTGGGGCGCTTCCCGCAGGTCAGCCACGTTTGTGTTGTGTTAATGAGCTCTTTCTCATTCAGGGAATATCCCTTTCTCCTCTGGGAAATGGCTTCGTTTCAAGGCCCTCTGATGATGATACTGTTTGTGTTCCGGTTGATACTGATATTAACTAATGTCTCCGCCTCCAAAACGTGCATCTTCTTATTTGCCTGGCACTGAAGTGGATATGGCCGAGGCCGGCCACGTTACCACGTGCCCTCACATTCATAGCTTGATGTTAAGCACATTGCCAGGAAGCTTgggcctctccttcccctctgcttgtgttacATTGTTAGCAGTAGGTTTATCCTACTGGATTCCTGTTACTAATCACAGTCATGCCATGATTTAAAGAACCGTGGGTGTTGTTTCACTTAGGATTTAGTCCTTGTTTTCATTAACAGTTGTAATTCTCTGCTTAATAAGCCCCTCATACTATATCAGTTCATTTGCCCTGAGAAGCCCTGGTGTTCCTCTTCTGCCGCTCTGGTTACTACCTACCAGTCCTGGGCTTGCTGACATGGGCGTGCCCTCTGACCAATGGGTACAGGTACATTACAGAGTTGATGTTCTCATAATTTCTTGTGCCATTTTAACATTTATCCTCATTATGGACACCGCAGTAAGAAAACttttattctcttcctctctgtgaaaTGATTTGAGCCCACTGCTAGCCTGTATCATGTTAATATTTTAACTGTAATTGGACCACTGTGAAGAGCACTCCTGTCCTCCGTTACCCACTGTGACATGAGCAAAATCGCAGAGCACTGTTGGTGTTCGCATTTGTGTTGCCATTATACCCATGGTGACTCCTTTTGTAAGGAGGGAAGGTGTCCTCCTAAACTAGAGCGGTGGCGTCTGTTCACCGTGTCTCAGTTTCTTTGAGGTAGACTCAGGCACCCAGTGGCAATAACGAGGACAGTGACATTTATGGGGTGCTCTGGTAGGTGCTGTTCCAAGTGCCTTACAGATCATTTGGTACCCATTCTTGCCAACATCCCTATAAGGTAGCTAGTATAATGATCATAGTTTTGCAGTTGACAAAGGTGAGGCACCAAGAGGTTAAGTGTCATCCCTGAGGTTGCACAGTGAGTACCTGGGGAAGCCTGGATTGGAACACAGGATCTAATCCAAGTGTTAACTCCAAGCTCTATACTTCTGAGCCTCTTGTGGCAATTAACAGGAAATAGCCACACATTACTGGGTATCTTTACTGGCATGTCAGTATCAGGCTGCTGTATCAATGAAGAAGGTTGGCATTCCACtctcttgtctataaaatggtcACAGGCCCAGGTCACGGTCAAGATTGGAGGTTGGCAGGTGTTGATGACATAGAGCCACTGGTCGAtagaggggcggggagggggcagtagtctctcctgcttctgttGAGAGACTCGGCTGAGGAAGCTGGGGACATACGCCACCCCCACCAGGAGGGAATCCCTGCCCATCAAGTGTATCTCACAAATGCACTGAGTCTGGCGGCAGTCTGGCCCTGAGCCTCCTGAAAGGGCAGAAGTGCTGACAGAGGGCAGCAGTGAATAGCCCTGTTCCTGATGCTCCAGAAGTGAGTGATTGttgctctttttccttcctgtcctGGTACTGCCCTCCCTGCCTGTAGGAAGACCCGTCACGTCAACATCTTGCTGTTCATGGGCTTCATGACCCGGCCGGGATTTGCCATCATCACGCAGTGGTGTGAGGGCTCCAGCCTCTACCACCACCTGCACGTGGCCGACACTCGCTTCGACATGGTCCAGCTCATCGACGTGGCCCGGCAGACTGCCCAGGGCATGGAGTGAGCCTCCCGGCCTGGGGACAAaatggggggcggtgggaggcttggggtggggagaggaggtaaCCCCCCGGCCAATCTGCCTTCCACTTCCACCCCTACAGCTACCTCCACGCCAAGAACATCATTCATCGAGATCTCAAGTCTAACAGTATCTGCCTGTCCATGTGCGCAGgctgggccggggtgggggctTAGCGGGGTGGCTTTTGTTGGGGGCCTTCTGGGGATGCATGGAAGGGTCACATGGCATGTGGCTTAATAGGTCCTCTAAGGCAGGGGGAGTCTCTTGGTCAGGCTCAAGGCTGTGGCTGGTTTCGGTGCTGTTGTTGGGGACTTTGGACGGGGTCCAAGGTTTGGTGAACCGTGCAAGTCTGAAGTCCCACGCGAGGTGCTTCCTGGTCAGGagtcatggggtgggggggggtagcaTAAGGGGCAATAATTGGGAGTTCCCTACCCAAGTCAAGATTGTAGCTAGTTTGTATGATATGGAGGGCTtctggtcagggtcaggggcaaGACTGGTGTGGGGGCATGAGTGGGAACCACCCAGTCAGGATGGGAGATGTGGCTGTTGGGAGCTCCTGTAGTGGCCCTTGACCCTGGTGGACATCTTCCTACATGAGGGGCTCACAGTGAAGATTGGTGACTTTGGCCTGGCCACAGTGAAGACACGGTGGAGTGGGGCCCAGCCCTTGGAGCAGCCCTCGGGCTCCGTGCTATGGATGGTGAGTTGGGCCAGGCTGGACTGGGGCCATCTGGGTAGGAGCTTGGGTGACTGGGGTGGGATGTGGGGAGCTGAGTGGGGATGGGAATGCTTGTGCCAGATGGGGGTGTCTAGACTGCTCGTGCTTTGCCTCACATCGGTGATCTGAGTTGTACCCAGTGTGGCTGGTGGGATCTGGGAGTGCGGCTGGCCATTGGCTGACCTCCGTGGTCCCCCTGCCTGGTCTGGTCTGCCCCATTGAAGGC
This region includes:
- the ARAF gene encoding serine/threonine-protein kinase A-Raf isoform X2 encodes the protein MEPPRGPPANGAEPSRAVGTVKVYLPNKQRTVVTVRDGMSVYDSLDKALKVRGLNQDCCVVYRLIEGRKTVTAWDTAIAPLDGEELIVEVLEDVPLTMHNFVRKTFFSLAFCDFCLKFLFHGFRCQTCGYKFHQHCSSKVPTVCVDMSTNCRQFYHSVQDLSGGSRQHEVPSNRPLNEPLTPQGPSSCAPHRDPEHFPFPAPANAPLQRIRSTSTPNVHMVSTTAATDSSLIQLTTQSFGTDAAGSRGGGDGAPRGSPSPASVPSGRKSPHSKSPSEQRERKSLADDKKKVKNLGYRDSGYYWEVPPSEVQLLKRIGTGSFGTVFRGRWHGDVAVKVLKVAQPTAEQAQAFKNEMQVLRKTRHVNILLFMGFMTRPGFAIITQWCEGSSLYHHLHVADTRFDMVQLIDVARQTAQGMDYLHAKNIIHRDLKSNNIFLHEGLTVKIGDFGLATVKTRWSGAQPLEQPSGSVLWMAAEVIRMQDPNPYSFQSDVYAYGVVLYELMTGSLPYSHIGSRDQIIFMVGRGYLSPDLSKISSNCPKAMRRLLSDCLKFQREERPLFPQILATIELLQRSLPKIERSASEPSLHRTQADELPACLLSAARLVP
- the ARAF gene encoding serine/threonine-protein kinase A-Raf isoform X1; protein product: MEPPRGPPANGAEPSRAVGTVKVYLPNKQRTVVTVRDGMSVYDSLDKALKVRGLNQDCCVVYRLIEGRKTVTAWDTAIAPLDGEELIVEVLEDVPLTMHNFVRKTFFSLAFCDFCLKFLFHGFRCQTCGYKFHQHCSSKVPTVCVDMSTNCRQFYHSVQDLSGGSRQHEVPSNRPLNEPLTPQGPSLYPPSSSCAPHRDPEHFPFPAPANAPLQRIRSTSTPNVHMVSTTAATDSSLIQLTTQSFGTDAAGSRGGGDGAPRGSPSPASVPSGRKSPHSKSPSEQRERKSLADDKKKVKNLGYRDSGYYWEVPPSEVQLLKRIGTGSFGTVFRGRWHGDVAVKVLKVAQPTAEQAQAFKNEMQVLRKTRHVNILLFMGFMTRPGFAIITQWCEGSSLYHHLHVADTRFDMVQLIDVARQTAQGMDYLHAKNIIHRDLKSNNIFLHEGLTVKIGDFGLATVKTRWSGAQPLEQPSGSVLWMAAEVIRMQDPNPYSFQSDVYAYGVVLYELMTGSLPYSHIGSRDQIIFMVGRGYLSPDLSKISSNCPKAMRRLLSDCLKFQREERPLFPQILATIELLQRSLPKIERSASEPSLHRTQADELPACLLSAARLVP